A window of the Paralichthys olivaceus isolate ysfri-2021 chromosome 5, ASM2471397v2, whole genome shotgun sequence genome harbors these coding sequences:
- the LOC109639937 gene encoding phospholipase A2 inhibitor and Ly6/PLAUR domain-containing protein-like has product MKLLLTVCVTWALLYPAESLNCNECTNEMCTGTTSVQCPASMTVCRTVTSANWTGLSTTVMVKKSCSSLQDCFTPLNTIAVLSVNAGLFRHASTQICCGTDNCNSETLAIPSSTKNGKECPSCASPADSLDGTCDATLNCLGAENSCFSSNITISSTKVTVLGCTSENLCSADIAMTELTTGSISIKCGAPWSISISAMLVTFALSSHKFLV; this is encoded by the exons atgaagctgctgctgactgtCTGTGTGACCTGGGCTCTGCTCTACCCAG CTGAGTCACTGAACTGCAATGAGTGTACAAACGAAATGTGTACCGGCACAACCTCTGTCCAGTGTCCTGCCTCGATGACAGTGTGCCGAACTGTCACTTCAG CAAATTGGACCGGTTTATCTACTACTGTGATGGTGAAGAAAAGCTGTTCCTCACTGCAGGACTGCTTCACTCCGCTCAACACTATTGCTGTATTGTCAGTGAACGCCGGTTTATTTCGGCACGCCAGCACTCAGATTTGCTGCGGGACTGACAACTGCAACTCCGAGACGCTGGCCA TTCCCAGTTCTACCAAGAATGGGAAGGAGTGTCCAAGTTGTGCGAGCCCAGCTGACAGCCTGGATGGGACCTGCGACGCAACATTGAACTGTTTGGGAGCTGAAAACAGTTGCTTCAGTAGCAACA TTACAATAAGCTCCACCAAGGTGACGGTGCTCGGCTGTACATCCGAAAACCTCTGCAGCGCAGACATTGCTATGACTGAGCTAACTACTGGTTCCATCAGTATCAAATGTGGAGCACCATGGAGCATCAGCATCAGCGCTATGCTGGTGACCTTTGCCCTTTCATCGCATAAATTCCTTgtttaa